In Aegilops tauschii subsp. strangulata cultivar AL8/78 chromosome 3, Aet v6.0, whole genome shotgun sequence, one genomic interval encodes:
- the LOC109782174 gene encoding GDSL esterase/lipase At1g28600 isoform X1 yields MASSASVSVSGRGGGFLLPAAVLLAVAVIHARGAPAAPCVPRVFSFGDSLADTGNFPFLYGNDSREPALRTPYGETFFRRATGRFSDGRLIVDFIADTMGLPFVRPYLSGRTAEDFASGANFAVGGAMALGPDFFRGRGVPMGDRMHLGVEMKWFHDLLDLLCPADRADCMGMMNQSLFLVGEIGGNDYNIPLLSRVPFEKIRTFTPSVVAKISSTVTELIGLGAKTLVVPGNLPIGCVPNYLMIFKSDKKEDYEPETGCLRWMNEFSKYHNRLLIDELEKLRKLHPGVSIIYADYYGAAMEIYRSPEQFGIDHPLAACCGGGGPYGVSMTARCGYGEYKVCDDPQKYGSWDGFHPSEAAYKGIAIGLLRGTYTQPSISTTISSCPQLTELGSSVEYKNCGTVLHLTVVAQVIGWLLFFVHFL; encoded by the exons ATGGCTTCCTCTgcctccgtctccgtctccgggAGAGGAGGAGGCTTCCTCTTACCGGCCGCGGTGCTGCTAGCGGTGGCGGTGATACACGCGCGGGGGGCTCCCGCGGCGCCGTGCGTTCCGCGGGTGTTCAGCTTCGGGGACTCGCTGGCGGACACGGGCAACTTCCCCTTCCTCTACGGCAACGACTCCCGCGAGCCCGCGCTCAGGACGCCCTACGGGGAGACATTCTTCCGCCGCGCCACCGGCCGCTTCTCCGACGGCCGCCTCATCGTCGACTTCATCG CGGACACGATGGGGCTGCCGTTCGTGCGGCCGTACCTGAGCGGGCGAACCGCGGAGGACTTCGCGTCCGGGGCCAACTTCGCGGTCGGCGGCGCCATGGCGCTGGGCCCGGACTTCTTTCGGGGGAGAGGGGTGCCCATGGGCGACCGCATGCACCTTGGCGTCGAGATGAAATGGTTCCACGACCTGCTCGATCTGCTCTGCCCCGCCGACCGGGCTG ATTGCATGGGCATGATGAATCAATCTCTCTTCTTGGTTGGAGAAATTGGGGGCAATGATTACAACATACCTCTTCTCTCTAGGGTTCCCTTTGAGAAGATTCGCACGTTCACTCCGAGTGTTGTTGCCAAAATTTCTTCTACAGTCACT GAGTTGATTGGTCTGGGAGCCAAAACATTGGTAGTTCCTGGTAACCTCCCCATCGGGTGCGTTCCGAACTACCTGATGATATTCAAGAGTGACAAGAAGGAAGATTATGAGCCAGAGACTGGTTGCCTACGGTGGATGAACGAATTCTCGAAGTACCACAACAGACTTCTCATTGATGAGTTGGAAAAGTTGCGCAAGCTTCATCCTGGCGTGTCAATAATCTATGCCGATTACTATGGAGCTGCTATGGAGATCTACCGTTCCCCGGAACAATTTG GGATCGATCACCCTTTAGCAGCATGCTGCGGTGGAGGAGGACCCTATGGTGTGTCCATGACTGCAAgatgtggatatggagaatacAAGGTGTGTGATGATCCACAAAAGTATGGATCATGGGATGGTTTCCATCCCTCAGAAGCTGCATATAAGGGCATCGCAATTGGCCTTCTAAGAGGAACATACACACAGCCTTCAATTTCTACCACCATCAGTTCATGCCCACAACTTACTGAACTCGGCTCCTCCGTTGAATACAAG AACTGCGGTACTGTTCTACACCTCACGGTTGTTGCTCAAGTGATTGGCTGGCTTTTATTTTTCGTTCACTTTTTATAG
- the LOC109782174 gene encoding GDSL esterase/lipase At1g28600 isoform X2, whose product MASSASVSVSGRGGGFLLPAAVLLAVAVIHARGAPAAPCVPRVFSFGDSLADTGNFPFLYGNDSREPALRTPYGETFFRRATGRFSDGRLIVDFIADTMGLPFVRPYLSGRTAEDFASGANFAVGGAMALGPDFFRGRGVPMGDRMHLGVEMKWFHDLLDLLCPADRADCMGMMNQSLFLVGEIGGNDYNIPLLSRVPFEKIRTFTPSVVAKISSTVTELIGLGAKTLVVPGNLPIGCVPNYLMIFKSDKKEDYEPETGCLRWMNEFSKYHNRLLIDELEKLRKLHPGVSIIYADYYGAAMEIYRSPEQFGIDHPLAACCGGGGPYGVSMTARCGYGEYKVCDDPQKYGSWDGFHPSEAAYKGIAIGLLRGTYTQPSISTTISSCPQLTELGSSVEYKVLYDL is encoded by the exons ATGGCTTCCTCTgcctccgtctccgtctccgggAGAGGAGGAGGCTTCCTCTTACCGGCCGCGGTGCTGCTAGCGGTGGCGGTGATACACGCGCGGGGGGCTCCCGCGGCGCCGTGCGTTCCGCGGGTGTTCAGCTTCGGGGACTCGCTGGCGGACACGGGCAACTTCCCCTTCCTCTACGGCAACGACTCCCGCGAGCCCGCGCTCAGGACGCCCTACGGGGAGACATTCTTCCGCCGCGCCACCGGCCGCTTCTCCGACGGCCGCCTCATCGTCGACTTCATCG CGGACACGATGGGGCTGCCGTTCGTGCGGCCGTACCTGAGCGGGCGAACCGCGGAGGACTTCGCGTCCGGGGCCAACTTCGCGGTCGGCGGCGCCATGGCGCTGGGCCCGGACTTCTTTCGGGGGAGAGGGGTGCCCATGGGCGACCGCATGCACCTTGGCGTCGAGATGAAATGGTTCCACGACCTGCTCGATCTGCTCTGCCCCGCCGACCGGGCTG ATTGCATGGGCATGATGAATCAATCTCTCTTCTTGGTTGGAGAAATTGGGGGCAATGATTACAACATACCTCTTCTCTCTAGGGTTCCCTTTGAGAAGATTCGCACGTTCACTCCGAGTGTTGTTGCCAAAATTTCTTCTACAGTCACT GAGTTGATTGGTCTGGGAGCCAAAACATTGGTAGTTCCTGGTAACCTCCCCATCGGGTGCGTTCCGAACTACCTGATGATATTCAAGAGTGACAAGAAGGAAGATTATGAGCCAGAGACTGGTTGCCTACGGTGGATGAACGAATTCTCGAAGTACCACAACAGACTTCTCATTGATGAGTTGGAAAAGTTGCGCAAGCTTCATCCTGGCGTGTCAATAATCTATGCCGATTACTATGGAGCTGCTATGGAGATCTACCGTTCCCCGGAACAATTTG GGATCGATCACCCTTTAGCAGCATGCTGCGGTGGAGGAGGACCCTATGGTGTGTCCATGACTGCAAgatgtggatatggagaatacAAGGTGTGTGATGATCCACAAAAGTATGGATCATGGGATGGTTTCCATCCCTCAGAAGCTGCATATAAGGGCATCGCAATTGGCCTTCTAAGAGGAACATACACACAGCCTTCAATTTCTACCACCATCAGTTCATGCCCACAACTTACTGAACTCGGCTCCTCCGTTGAATACAAGGTCCTCTATGATTTGTAA